One genomic window of Salmo salar chromosome ssa12, Ssal_v3.1, whole genome shotgun sequence includes the following:
- the LOC106607542 gene encoding oocyte zinc finger protein XlCOF19-like, whose product MPNPAMQHHCSQCNMSFKWLWKLKEHERKHTGEKPFQCSQCGNRFSRSHDLKSHERTHTGEKPHNCSQCGKLFSHLGNLNKHKRIHSGEKPYPCSHCGKNFRLSGNLKTHERTHTGEKPYHCSLCGKDFTKLGNLKDHEKKHTGEKPYHCSNCGKRFSTSSDLKKHEMTHTGEKSYHCSQCGNSFLRSHDLKSHERTHTGEKPHSCPQCGKCFLHLGNLNKHKKIHSGEKPYPCSHCGKFFRSLDNMREHEKTHTGKKLYHCALCGKRYSRSHDLKSHKRKHTGEENTQLHTQGKNHTIGPSVERI is encoded by the coding sequence ATGCCCAATCCAGCGATGcaacaccactgctcccagtgtaatATGAGTTTTAAGTGGTTATGGAAGCTGAAAGAGCATGAAAGgaaacacacaggagaaaagcccttccaatgctcccagtgtggaaatagATTCTCACGATCACATGACCTAAAATCAcacgagaggacacacacaggggaaAAACCACACAATTGCTCACAGTGTGGAAAgcttttttcccatttagggAACCTGAACAAACATAAGAgaatacactctggagagaagccttacccctGTTCCCATTGTGGAAAGAATTTTAGGTTGTCAGGTAACCTGAAAacgcatgagaggacacacacaggggagaaaccttacCATTGCTCCCTGTGTGGAAAGGATTTTACCAAGTTAGGAAACCTGAAAGATCATGAGAAgaaacacacaggagaaaagccttaccactgctccaatTGTGGAAAGAGATTTTCAACATCATCGGACTTAAAAAAGCATGAGATGAcgcacacaggggagaaatcttACCattgctctcagtgtggaaatagTTTTTTACGATCACATGACCTAAAATCACATGagcggacacacacaggggaAAAACCACACAGTTGCCCCCAGTGTGGAAAGTGTTTTTTGCATTTAGGAAACCTGAACAAACATAAGAAaatacactctggagagaagccttatcctTGTTCCCATTGTGGAAAGTTCTTTAGGTCGTTAGATAACATGAGGGAGCATGAAAAGACACACACAGGTAAGAAGCTTTACCATTGCGCCTTGTGCGGAAAGAGATATTCACGATCACATGACCTAAAATCACATAAAAGGAAACACACAGGGGAAGAAaacacacaattacacacacaagGGAAAAATCACACAATTggtcccagtgtggaaagaattTAA
- the LOC106607541 gene encoding zinc finger protein 239-like produces MLTSYLAIIPTMSSLNDSPTSKEGVCWTEKETLGLNIVVKEEKEEEDVTVKKEAAIEAVTVKEEEKEVKLTEDEEAFRVKAEEDVTVKEEEEKKEVDAVFGLGEMTVTVKEEEDIFGMKEVGEITVTLEEEETGDLINNRERPDSHSDRWKKSPSGEPDPETPKPVRRHHCSQCNLSFKWLWKLKQHDRTHIGEKPHHCSQCGKSFTLLGNLKKHKGIHTGEKPFQCSQCGKRFSRSQERKSHEMKHTGDKPHHCSHCGKSFTQLGSLNKHKRIHTGEKPYHCSQCGKSFIQLGNLNNHNIIHTEEKPFQCFYCGKRFSRSQDLKSHEMIHTGEKPHHCSHCAKSFTQLGSLNKHKKRIHSGEKS; encoded by the exons atgctaactagctatctagctatcatcccgaccatgagctcactaaACGACTCCCCCACTTCTAAAGAGggggtctgctggacggagaaagaaactctggggctgaacattgtcgtgaaagaggagaaggaagaggaggatgttacagtaaaaaaaGAAGCAGCGattgaggctgttacagtgaaagaagaagagaaagaagttAAATTGACAGAAGATGAAgaagcgttcagagtgaaagcggaggaggatgttacagtaaaagaagaggaggaaaagaAAGAGGTGGATGCAGTATTTGGAttgggggagatgactgtcacagtgaaagaagaggaagacatttttggaatgaaggaagtgggggagattactgtcacattggaagaggaggagacaggagatctgattaacaaCA gagagagaccagactctcactctgacagATGGAAGAAGAGTCCTTCAGgagaaccagacccagagacgcCCAAACCAGTGAGAcgacaccactgctcccagtgtaatTTGAGTTTTAAGTGGTTATGGAAGCTGAAACAGCATGATAGGACACACATAGGGGAGAAGccacaccactgctcccagtgtggaaagagttttaccctgTTAGGGAACCTGAAAAAGCATAaaggaatacacacaggagaaaagcctttccaatgttcccagtgtggaaagagattttCACGATCACAGGAACGAAAATCACATGAGATGAAACACACAGGTGATAAACCACACCACTGCtcccattgtggaaagagttttacccagttagggagcctgaacaaacataagagaatacacacaggagaaaagccttaccactgctcccagtgtggaaagagttttataCAGTTAGGGAACCTGAACAACCATAATATAATACACACAGAAGAAAAGCCTTTCCAGTGTTTCTACTGTGGAAAGAGATTTTCAAGATCACAGGACCTAAAATCACATGAGatgatacacacaggggagaaaccacaccactgctcccattgtgcaaagagttttacccagttaggAAGCCTGAACAAACATAAGAAGAgaatacactctggagagaaaTCTTAA